A DNA window from Solanum lycopersicum chromosome 3, SLM_r2.1 contains the following coding sequences:
- the LOC101260903 gene encoding uncharacterized protein isoform X2, producing MSSVQNTVDTVNAAASAIVNAESRVQPSTVQKRRWGSCWSLYWCFGSHKHSKRIGHAVLVPEPVAPGPAVPVTENPNHSATIVIPFIAPPSSPASFLPSDPPSATQSPAGLLSLKALSINAYSPGGTASIFAIGPYAHETQLVSPPVFSTFTTEPSTANFTPPPEPVHMTTPPSPEVPFAQLLTSSLARNRRYSGSNYKFPLSQYEFVPYQDPGSPGSNLISPGSVVSNSGTSSPFPGKCPIIEFRKGEPPKFLGYEHFSTRKWGSRVGSGSLTPSGWGSRLGSGTLTPNGGISRLGSGTVTPNGGEPPSRDSYLLENQISEVASLANSDNGSEIGEAVIDHRVSFELTEEDVPSCREKEPVMSHSQPTLPMDVSNLLASEMRSGSSMAEEKTYGSPRKASESGEDECHRKHRNITFGSSKDFDFDNVKIEVLEKDSIDCEWWTSDKAAVKESGIQNNWTFFPVLQPGVS from the exons atGAGTAGCGTACAGAATACTGTAGATACTGTAAATGCTGCCGCTTCGGCTATAGTTAATGCAGAGAGTAGAGTTCAACCGTCTACAGTTcag AAGAGAAGATGGGGAAGCTGCTGGAGTCTATACTGGTGTTTTGGTTCTCACAAGCACAGCAAAAGAATTGGTCATGCCGTCCTTGTTCCTGAACCTGTAGCACCTGGACCTGCTGTTCCAGTTACTGAAAATCCAAACCACTCAGCCACCATTGTAATTCCTTTTATAGCTCCTCCTTCTTCTCCTGCATCCTTTCTTCCGTCTGATCCTCCTTCTGCTACCCAGTCACCCGCTGGATTACTCTCTCTCAAAGCCCTCTCTATCAATGCATATTCTCCCGGTGGGACTGCGTCTATTTTTGCAATTGGTCCCTATGCTCATGAAACACAGTTAGTTTCCCCACCTGTTTTCTCAACCTTCACTACTGAACCATCTACTGCTAATTTTACTCCCCCACCTGAGCCGGTGCATATGACAACTCCACCTTCACCAGAAGTGCCTTTTGCGCAGCTTTTGACATCATCACTGGCCCGCAACAGAAGATATAGTGGGTCCAATTATAAGTTCCCGCTGTCCCAGTATGAGTTTGTGCCTTATCAAGATCCAGGAAGTCCAGGTAGTAATCTAATATCTCCTGGTTCAGTAGTATCAAATTCTGGCACCTCCTCACCTTTCCCTGGAAAATGCCCTATTATTGAGTTTCGCAAGGGGGAACCTCCGAAATTTCTTGGTTATGAACATTTCTCCACTCGCAAATGGGGTTCAAGGGTTGGCTCAGGATCATTAACTCCAAGTGGCTGGGGCTCTAGGCTAGGGTCTGGAACTTTGACTCCGAACGGTGGAATTTCAAGGCTAGGTTCTGGTACTGTGACTCCAAATGGTGGGGAACCTCCTTCCCGAGATAGTTATCTATTGGAGAACCAAATCTCCGAGGTAGCATCTCTTGCCAATTCTGATAATGGTTCTGAAATTGGGGAAGCTGTAATTGATCACAGAGTTTCATTTGAACTAACTGAAGAAGATGTCCCGAGTTGTAGAGAAAAGGAGCCCGTCATGTCGCATTCTCAACCAACTCTTCCAATGGATGTGTCCAATTTGTTAGCCAGTGAAATGAGAAGTGGTAGCTCTATGGCCGAAGAAAAAACCTATGGATCGCCTAGGAAAGCTTCAGAAAGTGGGGAAGATGAATGCCATAGAAAGCACCGGAATATCACCTTTGGCTCAAGcaaagattttgattttgacaATGTGAAAATAGAAGTCTTGGAGAAGGACAGTATTGACTGTGAATGGTGGACAAGTGACAAGGCTGCTGTGAAGGAATCAGGTATTCAAAACAACTGGACTTTCTTTCCTGTGTTGCAACCAGGAGTCAGCTAA
- the LOC101260903 gene encoding uncharacterized protein isoform X1, with protein MSFSLEDIIGAAIVTSREKKLKSTGYVCNIGGRLRNDEKRRWGSCWSLYWCFGSHKHSKRIGHAVLVPEPVAPGPAVPVTENPNHSATIVIPFIAPPSSPASFLPSDPPSATQSPAGLLSLKALSINAYSPGGTASIFAIGPYAHETQLVSPPVFSTFTTEPSTANFTPPPEPVHMTTPPSPEVPFAQLLTSSLARNRRYSGSNYKFPLSQYEFVPYQDPGSPGSNLISPGSVVSNSGTSSPFPGKCPIIEFRKGEPPKFLGYEHFSTRKWGSRVGSGSLTPSGWGSRLGSGTLTPNGGISRLGSGTVTPNGGEPPSRDSYLLENQISEVASLANSDNGSEIGEAVIDHRVSFELTEEDVPSCREKEPVMSHSQPTLPMDVSNLLASEMRSGSSMAEEKTYGSPRKASESGEDECHRKHRNITFGSSKDFDFDNVKIEVLEKDSIDCEWWTSDKAAVKESGIQNNWTFFPVLQPGVS; from the exons ATGTCTTTTAGCCTGGAGGATATTATAGGGGCTGCCATTGTAACTTCCAGGGAGAAGAAGTTGAAATCTACAGGCTATGTCTGTAACATAGGAGGAAGATTGAGGAATGACGAA AAGAGAAGATGGGGAAGCTGCTGGAGTCTATACTGGTGTTTTGGTTCTCACAAGCACAGCAAAAGAATTGGTCATGCCGTCCTTGTTCCTGAACCTGTAGCACCTGGACCTGCTGTTCCAGTTACTGAAAATCCAAACCACTCAGCCACCATTGTAATTCCTTTTATAGCTCCTCCTTCTTCTCCTGCATCCTTTCTTCCGTCTGATCCTCCTTCTGCTACCCAGTCACCCGCTGGATTACTCTCTCTCAAAGCCCTCTCTATCAATGCATATTCTCCCGGTGGGACTGCGTCTATTTTTGCAATTGGTCCCTATGCTCATGAAACACAGTTAGTTTCCCCACCTGTTTTCTCAACCTTCACTACTGAACCATCTACTGCTAATTTTACTCCCCCACCTGAGCCGGTGCATATGACAACTCCACCTTCACCAGAAGTGCCTTTTGCGCAGCTTTTGACATCATCACTGGCCCGCAACAGAAGATATAGTGGGTCCAATTATAAGTTCCCGCTGTCCCAGTATGAGTTTGTGCCTTATCAAGATCCAGGAAGTCCAGGTAGTAATCTAATATCTCCTGGTTCAGTAGTATCAAATTCTGGCACCTCCTCACCTTTCCCTGGAAAATGCCCTATTATTGAGTTTCGCAAGGGGGAACCTCCGAAATTTCTTGGTTATGAACATTTCTCCACTCGCAAATGGGGTTCAAGGGTTGGCTCAGGATCATTAACTCCAAGTGGCTGGGGCTCTAGGCTAGGGTCTGGAACTTTGACTCCGAACGGTGGAATTTCAAGGCTAGGTTCTGGTACTGTGACTCCAAATGGTGGGGAACCTCCTTCCCGAGATAGTTATCTATTGGAGAACCAAATCTCCGAGGTAGCATCTCTTGCCAATTCTGATAATGGTTCTGAAATTGGGGAAGCTGTAATTGATCACAGAGTTTCATTTGAACTAACTGAAGAAGATGTCCCGAGTTGTAGAGAAAAGGAGCCCGTCATGTCGCATTCTCAACCAACTCTTCCAATGGATGTGTCCAATTTGTTAGCCAGTGAAATGAGAAGTGGTAGCTCTATGGCCGAAGAAAAAACCTATGGATCGCCTAGGAAAGCTTCAGAAAGTGGGGAAGATGAATGCCATAGAAAGCACCGGAATATCACCTTTGGCTCAAGcaaagattttgattttgacaATGTGAAAATAGAAGTCTTGGAGAAGGACAGTATTGACTGTGAATGGTGGACAAGTGACAAGGCTGCTGTGAAGGAATCAGGTATTCAAAACAACTGGACTTTCTTTCCTGTGTTGCAACCAGGAGTCAGCTAA
- the LOC101260903 gene encoding uncharacterized protein isoform X3, with protein sequence MSSVQNTVDTVNAAASAIVNAESRVQPSTVQRRWGSCWSLYWCFGSHKHSKRIGHAVLVPEPVAPGPAVPVTENPNHSATIVIPFIAPPSSPASFLPSDPPSATQSPAGLLSLKALSINAYSPGGTASIFAIGPYAHETQLVSPPVFSTFTTEPSTANFTPPPEPVHMTTPPSPEVPFAQLLTSSLARNRRYSGSNYKFPLSQYEFVPYQDPGSPGSNLISPGSVVSNSGTSSPFPGKCPIIEFRKGEPPKFLGYEHFSTRKWGSRVGSGSLTPSGWGSRLGSGTLTPNGGISRLGSGTVTPNGGEPPSRDSYLLENQISEVASLANSDNGSEIGEAVIDHRVSFELTEEDVPSCREKEPVMSHSQPTLPMDVSNLLASEMRSGSSMAEEKTYGSPRKASESGEDECHRKHRNITFGSSKDFDFDNVKIEVLEKDSIDCEWWTSDKAAVKESGIQNNWTFFPVLQPGVS encoded by the exons atGAGTAGCGTACAGAATACTGTAGATACTGTAAATGCTGCCGCTTCGGCTATAGTTAATGCAGAGAGTAGAGTTCAACCGTCTACAGTTcag AGAAGATGGGGAAGCTGCTGGAGTCTATACTGGTGTTTTGGTTCTCACAAGCACAGCAAAAGAATTGGTCATGCCGTCCTTGTTCCTGAACCTGTAGCACCTGGACCTGCTGTTCCAGTTACTGAAAATCCAAACCACTCAGCCACCATTGTAATTCCTTTTATAGCTCCTCCTTCTTCTCCTGCATCCTTTCTTCCGTCTGATCCTCCTTCTGCTACCCAGTCACCCGCTGGATTACTCTCTCTCAAAGCCCTCTCTATCAATGCATATTCTCCCGGTGGGACTGCGTCTATTTTTGCAATTGGTCCCTATGCTCATGAAACACAGTTAGTTTCCCCACCTGTTTTCTCAACCTTCACTACTGAACCATCTACTGCTAATTTTACTCCCCCACCTGAGCCGGTGCATATGACAACTCCACCTTCACCAGAAGTGCCTTTTGCGCAGCTTTTGACATCATCACTGGCCCGCAACAGAAGATATAGTGGGTCCAATTATAAGTTCCCGCTGTCCCAGTATGAGTTTGTGCCTTATCAAGATCCAGGAAGTCCAGGTAGTAATCTAATATCTCCTGGTTCAGTAGTATCAAATTCTGGCACCTCCTCACCTTTCCCTGGAAAATGCCCTATTATTGAGTTTCGCAAGGGGGAACCTCCGAAATTTCTTGGTTATGAACATTTCTCCACTCGCAAATGGGGTTCAAGGGTTGGCTCAGGATCATTAACTCCAAGTGGCTGGGGCTCTAGGCTAGGGTCTGGAACTTTGACTCCGAACGGTGGAATTTCAAGGCTAGGTTCTGGTACTGTGACTCCAAATGGTGGGGAACCTCCTTCCCGAGATAGTTATCTATTGGAGAACCAAATCTCCGAGGTAGCATCTCTTGCCAATTCTGATAATGGTTCTGAAATTGGGGAAGCTGTAATTGATCACAGAGTTTCATTTGAACTAACTGAAGAAGATGTCCCGAGTTGTAGAGAAAAGGAGCCCGTCATGTCGCATTCTCAACCAACTCTTCCAATGGATGTGTCCAATTTGTTAGCCAGTGAAATGAGAAGTGGTAGCTCTATGGCCGAAGAAAAAACCTATGGATCGCCTAGGAAAGCTTCAGAAAGTGGGGAAGATGAATGCCATAGAAAGCACCGGAATATCACCTTTGGCTCAAGcaaagattttgattttgacaATGTGAAAATAGAAGTCTTGGAGAAGGACAGTATTGACTGTGAATGGTGGACAAGTGACAAGGCTGCTGTGAAGGAATCAGGTATTCAAAACAACTGGACTTTCTTTCCTGTGTTGCAACCAGGAGTCAGCTAA
- the LOC101260903 gene encoding uncharacterized protein isoform X4, giving the protein MEDRFAVIRYKRRWGSCWSLYWCFGSHKHSKRIGHAVLVPEPVAPGPAVPVTENPNHSATIVIPFIAPPSSPASFLPSDPPSATQSPAGLLSLKALSINAYSPGGTASIFAIGPYAHETQLVSPPVFSTFTTEPSTANFTPPPEPVHMTTPPSPEVPFAQLLTSSLARNRRYSGSNYKFPLSQYEFVPYQDPGSPGSNLISPGSVVSNSGTSSPFPGKCPIIEFRKGEPPKFLGYEHFSTRKWGSRVGSGSLTPSGWGSRLGSGTLTPNGGISRLGSGTVTPNGGEPPSRDSYLLENQISEVASLANSDNGSEIGEAVIDHRVSFELTEEDVPSCREKEPVMSHSQPTLPMDVSNLLASEMRSGSSMAEEKTYGSPRKASESGEDECHRKHRNITFGSSKDFDFDNVKIEVLEKDSIDCEWWTSDKAAVKESGIQNNWTFFPVLQPGVS; this is encoded by the exons ATGGAAGATCGTTTCGCGGTGATTCGATAT AAGAGAAGATGGGGAAGCTGCTGGAGTCTATACTGGTGTTTTGGTTCTCACAAGCACAGCAAAAGAATTGGTCATGCCGTCCTTGTTCCTGAACCTGTAGCACCTGGACCTGCTGTTCCAGTTACTGAAAATCCAAACCACTCAGCCACCATTGTAATTCCTTTTATAGCTCCTCCTTCTTCTCCTGCATCCTTTCTTCCGTCTGATCCTCCTTCTGCTACCCAGTCACCCGCTGGATTACTCTCTCTCAAAGCCCTCTCTATCAATGCATATTCTCCCGGTGGGACTGCGTCTATTTTTGCAATTGGTCCCTATGCTCATGAAACACAGTTAGTTTCCCCACCTGTTTTCTCAACCTTCACTACTGAACCATCTACTGCTAATTTTACTCCCCCACCTGAGCCGGTGCATATGACAACTCCACCTTCACCAGAAGTGCCTTTTGCGCAGCTTTTGACATCATCACTGGCCCGCAACAGAAGATATAGTGGGTCCAATTATAAGTTCCCGCTGTCCCAGTATGAGTTTGTGCCTTATCAAGATCCAGGAAGTCCAGGTAGTAATCTAATATCTCCTGGTTCAGTAGTATCAAATTCTGGCACCTCCTCACCTTTCCCTGGAAAATGCCCTATTATTGAGTTTCGCAAGGGGGAACCTCCGAAATTTCTTGGTTATGAACATTTCTCCACTCGCAAATGGGGTTCAAGGGTTGGCTCAGGATCATTAACTCCAAGTGGCTGGGGCTCTAGGCTAGGGTCTGGAACTTTGACTCCGAACGGTGGAATTTCAAGGCTAGGTTCTGGTACTGTGACTCCAAATGGTGGGGAACCTCCTTCCCGAGATAGTTATCTATTGGAGAACCAAATCTCCGAGGTAGCATCTCTTGCCAATTCTGATAATGGTTCTGAAATTGGGGAAGCTGTAATTGATCACAGAGTTTCATTTGAACTAACTGAAGAAGATGTCCCGAGTTGTAGAGAAAAGGAGCCCGTCATGTCGCATTCTCAACCAACTCTTCCAATGGATGTGTCCAATTTGTTAGCCAGTGAAATGAGAAGTGGTAGCTCTATGGCCGAAGAAAAAACCTATGGATCGCCTAGGAAAGCTTCAGAAAGTGGGGAAGATGAATGCCATAGAAAGCACCGGAATATCACCTTTGGCTCAAGcaaagattttgattttgacaATGTGAAAATAGAAGTCTTGGAGAAGGACAGTATTGACTGTGAATGGTGGACAAGTGACAAGGCTGCTGTGAAGGAATCAGGTATTCAAAACAACTGGACTTTCTTTCCTGTGTTGCAACCAGGAGTCAGCTAA